A portion of the Algisphaera agarilytica genome contains these proteins:
- a CDS encoding DNA translocase FtsK encodes MAKRKTKKQKEADERLAVLRQIGLAVAIGAWLIVVASLLSYNSADAPSHAVGVTNADTANWMGPLGAAIAHKAYLVIGPGVWVATIGLGAWLVLTLANRPVNQTVIRAAGLAIMTATTSGMIAVATTQFVTGYDGAPQGPGGLLGVLIHEEIAGRFATAGSLLILGIAFWIGALLAVDQIVLAIPRVLAEGVMRLMNVSRERFPGIPEFNMPRWKMPSIAGFGFMSREGGGVAQRENDLDGGHIELPSKSKRKRKGKRHGDDEEIDEDAGGLGGSEPFETAEDDEYEYEYVYEDEEEEDENADIEAQAGEDDEDLSADAPSAYVNSKKKFDPDELRAKMSQIPINFAKKQETHEAPIREMDLTGYQFPEIDLLEDPEVGFSEEMRGIVEQQGQELQAALLEYKIKGEIVNIDSGPVITLFEIKLAPGTKVSRITAVQSDLARALKAPNIRVVPNMAGKNTIGIEVPNLKKERVRLKELMSVNREAVAKMKLPMFLGKDASGNPLVQDLNAMPHMLIAGTTGSGKSVCMNSIIMSFLFTKRPDELKLVLVDPKMVEMSMFKSIPHLMCPVVTEMNKAAQILEWAVTKMDERYELLAEVGVRDIASYNDLGWDEIKDRLEIENDNEAARIPKKLPYLVFVIDELADLMMTNKEVEGSIVRIAQKARAVGIHLILATQRPQANVVTGLIKSNMPSRVCMKVASGMDSRIVLDAKGGELLLGHGDMLFLSPRSSDLVRAQGTLVDDIEIRKSVKFLKTVSQQSFEPQLVQIKNGGDAGALDEERDELFDDAVMVVLETGRGSVSLLQRRLTIGYSRASRMIEQMEASGILGHHKTAQAREVLISPEEWEAMKEMIANDMVESDAVANGPEAEAQATAIEDEQAEAQVEEDEELDLDDDEDEAEVVDEAAVEVEDEEDVEDAEDDEYEYEEVDEAEGDEEEYEDDEEEEDPDVEMEYEEVDDEEWEEADEEEEDED; translated from the coding sequence ATGGCCAAGCGTAAAACAAAGAAACAAAAAGAAGCAGATGAACGGCTGGCGGTGCTCCGGCAGATCGGGCTGGCGGTCGCGATCGGGGCGTGGCTCATCGTCGTGGCCTCGCTGCTTAGCTACAACTCCGCGGACGCGCCGTCGCACGCCGTGGGCGTCACCAACGCCGACACCGCCAACTGGATGGGCCCGCTGGGCGCCGCCATCGCGCACAAGGCCTACCTGGTCATCGGCCCGGGCGTCTGGGTCGCCACCATCGGCCTGGGGGCCTGGCTCGTCCTGACCCTCGCCAACCGCCCGGTCAACCAAACCGTCATCCGTGCCGCAGGTCTGGCGATCATGACTGCCACCACCTCGGGCATGATCGCGGTGGCGACCACGCAATTCGTCACCGGCTACGACGGCGCGCCCCAAGGCCCGGGCGGCCTGCTGGGTGTACTGATCCACGAAGAGATCGCCGGGCGTTTTGCCACGGCCGGCAGTCTGCTGATCCTGGGCATCGCGTTCTGGATCGGGGCGCTGCTCGCGGTCGATCAGATCGTGTTGGCGATCCCTCGGGTGCTCGCCGAGGGCGTGATGCGGCTGATGAACGTGAGCCGTGAGCGGTTCCCGGGCATCCCCGAGTTCAACATGCCCCGCTGGAAGATGCCCAGCATAGCGGGCTTCGGTTTCATGTCGCGCGAAGGCGGCGGTGTGGCCCAGCGCGAGAACGACCTCGACGGCGGCCACATTGAACTGCCCTCGAAGTCCAAGCGTAAACGCAAAGGCAAACGCCACGGCGACGACGAAGAGATCGATGAAGACGCCGGCGGCCTCGGCGGCAGCGAGCCGTTCGAAACCGCCGAGGACGACGAGTACGAATACGAGTACGTGTACGAAGATGAAGAGGAGGAAGACGAGAACGCGGATATCGAAGCACAAGCCGGCGAGGACGACGAAGACCTCTCGGCCGACGCGCCTTCGGCCTACGTCAACTCAAAGAAGAAGTTCGACCCCGACGAGCTGCGGGCCAAGATGTCGCAGATCCCGATCAACTTCGCCAAGAAACAAGAGACCCACGAGGCCCCCATCCGCGAGATGGACCTCACCGGCTACCAGTTCCCCGAGATCGACTTGCTCGAAGACCCCGAGGTGGGTTTCAGCGAAGAGATGCGCGGCATCGTCGAGCAGCAGGGCCAGGAACTCCAGGCCGCCCTGCTCGAATACAAGATCAAGGGCGAGATCGTCAACATCGACTCGGGCCCGGTCATCACGCTGTTCGAGATCAAGCTCGCCCCGGGTACCAAAGTATCGCGCATCACCGCGGTGCAGAGCGACCTGGCCCGTGCCCTCAAGGCGCCGAACATCCGCGTCGTGCCCAACATGGCCGGCAAGAACACGATCGGCATCGAGGTGCCCAACCTCAAGAAGGAACGCGTCCGCCTCAAGGAGCTCATGAGCGTGAACCGCGAAGCGGTCGCCAAGATGAAGTTGCCGATGTTCCTGGGCAAGGACGCCTCGGGCAACCCGCTGGTCCAAGACCTCAACGCGATGCCCCACATGCTCATCGCCGGCACCACCGGTTCGGGTAAATCGGTGTGCATGAACTCGATCATCATGTCCTTCCTCTTCACCAAACGCCCCGACGAGCTCAAGCTCGTCCTGGTCGACCCGAAGATGGTCGAGATGTCGATGTTCAAGAGCATCCCGCACCTTATGTGCCCCGTCGTCACCGAGATGAACAAGGCGGCGCAGATTCTGGAGTGGGCCGTGACCAAGATGGACGAGCGCTACGAGCTGCTCGCCGAGGTCGGCGTCCGCGACATCGCGTCGTACAACGACCTGGGTTGGGACGAGATCAAGGACCGCCTGGAGATCGAAAACGACAACGAAGCGGCGCGCATCCCCAAGAAGCTGCCCTACCTCGTGTTCGTGATCGACGAGTTGGCCGACCTGATGATGACCAACAAGGAGGTCGAGGGTTCGATCGTCCGTATCGCCCAGAAGGCCCGTGCGGTGGGCATCCACCTCATCCTCGCGACGCAGCGCCCGCAGGCCAACGTCGTCACCGGCCTGATCAAGTCGAACATGCCGTCTCGCGTCTGCATGAAGGTCGCCTCGGGCATGGACTCCCGCATCGTGCTCGACGCCAAGGGCGGCGAGCTGCTGCTGGGCCACGGCGACATGCTGTTCCTCTCGCCCCGCTCGTCCGACCTGGTAAGAGCCCAGGGCACGCTGGTCGACGACATCGAAATCCGCAAGTCGGTCAAGTTCCTCAAGACCGTCAGCCAGCAATCGTTCGAGCCGCAACTGGTTCAGATCAAGAACGGCGGCGACGCGGGCGCGCTAGACGAAGAACGCGACGAGCTGTTCGACGACGCAGTGATGGTCGTGCTCGAGACCGGGCGCGGCTCGGTGTCGCTGCTGCAACGCCGGCTGACCATCGGCTACTCGCGTGCCTCGCGCATGATCGAGCAGATGGAAGCCAGCGGCATCCTCGGCCACCACAAGACCGCCCAGGCCCGCGAAGTCCTCATCAGCCCCGAAGAGTGGGAAGCGATGAAGGAAATGATCGCCAACGACATGGTCGAGAGCGACGCCGTCGCCAACGGCCCGGAAGCCGAGGCTCAAGCCACGGCGATCGAAGACGAACAGGCCGAAGCCCAAGTCGAGGAAGACGAAGAACTCGATCTCGATGACGACGAGGACGAGGCCGAGGTCGTCGACGAGGCCGCGGTGGAAGTCGAAGACGAAGAAGACGTCGAGGATGCCGAAGACGACGAGTACGAATACGAAGAAGTCGACGAGGCCGAGGGCGACGAAGAGGAGTACGAAGACGACGAAGAGGAAGAAGACCCCGACGTCGAAATGGAATACGAAGAGGTCGACGATGAGGAGTGGGAAGAAGCGGACGAGGAGGAAGAAGACGAGGATTAA
- a CDS encoding alpha/beta hydrolase: MLHSKTSRRLWSLLLLVPAVLVSVGCESILGEWVSRTPNHGKPLEKIDRVEPLALDDAVIDHEFRIEVESDDPVSLWVWVIDPSNEKFMGIETKEDDPDHLQPLFHIDHNAPRQTREPVATVLMLHGFYDWINRRWYLMWARMLAEHGYRVVLVDQRGHGRSTGKWATYGVRESRDMQRVLDELEERNLLAGPVGVWGVSFGGATAVQLADLDERIEAMVLISTFTSMRDIVPDYGRAIGFRFLSDEQYTRVVDHAGRHADFDPDDADVIDRLARIDTPTLLIHGEEDRLIPIQHAMRLYHAADRDNVELIRVMGANHTSLGDTVVWPIYQPMLDWFERHLLPEEEQTQVANEAHSGQTDP; the protein is encoded by the coding sequence TTGCTGCACTCCAAAACGTCGCGTCGTCTGTGGTCCTTGCTGTTGCTTGTGCCTGCGGTACTGGTGTCGGTTGGCTGCGAGAGCATTCTGGGCGAATGGGTGAGCCGTACGCCGAACCACGGCAAGCCGCTGGAGAAGATCGATCGGGTCGAGCCCTTGGCCCTCGACGACGCGGTGATCGATCACGAGTTCCGTATCGAAGTCGAGAGCGACGACCCCGTGTCGCTGTGGGTGTGGGTGATCGATCCGAGCAACGAAAAGTTCATGGGGATCGAGACCAAGGAAGACGACCCGGACCACCTCCAGCCGTTGTTCCACATCGATCACAATGCCCCGCGTCAGACCCGCGAGCCCGTGGCGACCGTGCTGATGTTGCACGGGTTTTACGACTGGATCAATCGGCGGTGGTACCTGATGTGGGCCCGCATGTTGGCTGAGCACGGCTACCGCGTGGTGCTGGTGGACCAACGCGGCCACGGCCGATCGACCGGCAAGTGGGCGACCTACGGCGTGCGTGAGTCGCGCGACATGCAGCGTGTGCTGGACGAGTTGGAAGAGCGCAACCTACTGGCCGGGCCGGTGGGTGTGTGGGGCGTGTCGTTCGGCGGGGCGACGGCGGTGCAGCTGGCGGACCTCGACGAGCGGATCGAGGCGATGGTGTTGATCTCGACGTTCACGTCGATGCGCGACATCGTGCCGGACTACGGCCGGGCGATCGGGTTCCGGTTCCTTTCCGACGAGCAGTACACGCGGGTGGTTGACCACGCGGGACGGCATGCGGACTTCGACCCGGACGACGCGGACGTGATCGATCGGCTGGCCCGGATCGACACGCCGACGTTGCTCATCCACGGCGAAGAAGATCGACTGATCCCCATCCAACACGCGATGCGTCTGTACCACGCCGCGGACCGGGACAACGTCGAGCTGATCCGCGTGATGGGCGCGAACCACACCTCGCTGGGCGATACGGTCGTCTGGCCGATCTACCAGCCGATGCTGGACTGGTTCGAGCGGCACCTGCTACCGGAAGAAGAGCAGACCCAGGTGGCCAACGAGGCCCATTCCGGGCAAACCGACCCCTGA
- the dut gene encoding dUTP diphosphatase, with product MLQVPIQRLPHNTDTPLPDYQSEHAAGMDIHACLDEAVVIAPKQIAMIPCGFAMAVPDGYEAQVRPRSGLASKFGVTLPNSPGTIDADYRGEVKVPLINHGPAAFTVEPHMRIAQMLIKPVPRTQWVEVDELPPTDRGEGGFGHTGV from the coding sequence ATGCTCCAAGTCCCCATCCAACGCCTCCCCCACAACACCGACACCCCCCTGCCGGATTACCAGTCCGAGCACGCCGCAGGCATGGACATCCACGCCTGCCTCGATGAGGCGGTCGTCATCGCGCCCAAGCAGATCGCGATGATCCCCTGCGGCTTCGCGATGGCGGTGCCCGACGGCTACGAAGCCCAGGTCCGCCCCCGCTCGGGCCTCGCCAGCAAGTTCGGCGTCACACTGCCCAACAGCCCCGGCACCATCGACGCCGACTACCGGGGCGAGGTCAAGGTCCCGCTCATCAACCACGGCCCCGCCGCCTTCACCGTCGAGCCCCACATGCGCATCGCCCAGATGCTCATCAAACCCGTCCCCCGCACCCAATGGGTCGAGGTCGACGAGCTCCCCCCCACCGACCGCGGCGAAGGCGGCTTCGGACACACCGGTGTGTGA
- a CDS encoding SRPBCC family protein, with translation MKIEIVTEIVAPIDACFDLARDIDFHTRSLSHTGERAIGGVTTGLIGPGESVTWEAKHLGVTQRLTSEITAFDRPRYFQDTMTRGAFKHFGHDHHFESLQGGVTRMRDTIHFASPLGPIGWLVDRLFMAKYLRNLIATRNQALKAEAERRNPQSPNH, from the coding sequence GTGAAGATCGAGATTGTGACCGAGATCGTTGCGCCGATTGACGCGTGCTTTGATTTGGCACGAGACATCGATTTCCATACACGGAGCCTGAGCCACACGGGCGAGCGTGCCATCGGGGGTGTAACCACCGGGTTGATCGGCCCAGGCGAATCGGTGACGTGGGAAGCGAAACACCTCGGGGTTACGCAGCGCCTGACTTCGGAGATCACCGCTTTCGACCGTCCCCGCTACTTCCAAGACACCATGACCCGCGGCGCCTTCAAGCACTTCGGCCACGATCACCACTTCGAATCACTGCAAGGTGGCGTTACCCGCATGCGTGACACGATCCATTTCGCCTCGCCCCTCGGCCCGATCGGGTGGCTCGTCGATCGCCTGTTCATGGCAAAATACCTCCGCAACCTCATCGCCACGCGTAACCAAGCCCTCAAAGCCGAAGCCGAGCGTCGCAACCCTCAATCGCCAAATCACTAA
- a CDS encoding Cof-type HAD-IIB family hydrolase, with protein MKYDLIALDLDGTLLGPDHTVSTENRRAIADAQDAGVLVVPCTGRGWRESLNALGDVPNLPVGVFNTGAVVVEMDSGHAVDLADIEPHLTLELIEFMRDLPQAVLVFQEHGRTGRDFLVTGDGEITDNTKRWFAMNNLLVAENRHPTPEDLHHSLRVGVVATGRAAFDVEEQLVERFADRVDLHCFAGVPTAKAEDAVFIVEVFAKGVNKWRGLSWIADQRGIAPDRIATIGDEINDLAMLEHAGLGVAMANAVPRAAEKADRHTLSHSEHGVAHAIRQMLEGNW; from the coding sequence ATGAAGTACGACCTGATTGCCTTGGACCTCGACGGCACGTTGCTCGGGCCGGACCACACCGTTAGTACGGAGAACCGCCGCGCGATCGCGGACGCGCAGGACGCGGGGGTGCTGGTCGTGCCGTGCACGGGGCGGGGTTGGCGGGAGTCACTCAATGCGCTGGGCGATGTGCCTAACTTGCCGGTAGGCGTGTTCAACACCGGCGCGGTGGTGGTGGAGATGGACTCGGGCCACGCGGTGGACTTGGCCGACATCGAGCCGCATCTGACGCTCGAGCTCATCGAGTTCATGCGTGACCTACCCCAGGCCGTGCTCGTCTTCCAGGAACACGGCCGAACCGGCCGCGACTTCCTCGTCACCGGCGACGGCGAGATCACCGACAACACCAAGCGCTGGTTCGCGATGAACAACCTGCTCGTCGCCGAGAACCGCCACCCCACGCCCGAGGACCTGCACCACAGCCTCCGCGTCGGCGTGGTCGCCACGGGGCGGGCCGCGTTCGATGTCGAAGAACAACTCGTCGAACGCTTCGCCGACCGCGTGGACCTGCACTGCTTCGCCGGTGTCCCCACCGCCAAGGCCGAGGACGCGGTATTCATCGTCGAGGTCTTCGCCAAGGGTGTCAACAAGTGGCGAGGCCTCTCCTGGATCGCCGACCAACGCGGCATCGCCCCCGACCGCATCGCGACCATCGGCGACGAGATCAACGACCTGGCCATGCTCGAACACGCCGGCCTGGGTGTCGCGATGGCGAACGCCGTCCCCCGCGCCGCGGAGAAAGCCGACCGCCACACCCTCAGCCACTCCGAGCACGGCGTCGCCCACGCGATCCGGCAGATGCTGGAGGGCAATTGGTGA
- a CDS encoding DNA polymerase III subunit, with product MDRIHGQTHALDQLHAQLASGRVHHAQIFHGPAGVGKFTTALAFAKVLLCHDPVTDLAGRRSACGGCPSCLAFRIDSEEDSLDAFPGVAHPDLHVVNKELARYSDDKQTRDRKLTSIPVNVLRTALIEPAYLGAQLNHGKVFIVDEAELLNPAGQNALLKTLEEPPTPDEGGGTTIILVTSNEDRLLPTIRSRCQRIAFVPLPNEVLDRYLQEHAETLEPVERSWLVGFAHGSLGRAKLVLDYKLTEWARVVLAQLEQMAMGRAVPSLGADMAERINGFAEAWVKNHQNASKEAANKLAAGLMFSLIATYAQEQLDKLAEHCDPADPESAEAQLLPWVGVIDALGVAESRLGSNVNLGLTCDGLASAIALSLRERVMS from the coding sequence ATGGACCGCATCCACGGCCAAACCCACGCCCTCGACCAGCTCCACGCCCAACTCGCCTCGGGCCGGGTCCACCACGCCCAGATCTTCCACGGCCCCGCAGGCGTCGGAAAATTCACCACCGCGCTCGCCTTCGCGAAAGTTTTACTCTGCCACGACCCCGTCACGGACCTGGCGGGGCGTCGATCCGCGTGCGGGGGCTGCCCGTCCTGCCTGGCCTTCCGCATCGACTCGGAAGAAGACAGCCTCGACGCCTTCCCCGGCGTGGCCCACCCCGACCTGCACGTGGTCAATAAAGAACTCGCCCGCTACAGCGACGACAAGCAGACCCGCGACCGCAAGCTGACCTCGATCCCCGTGAACGTGCTGCGCACCGCGCTGATCGAGCCGGCCTACCTCGGGGCCCAACTGAACCACGGCAAGGTGTTCATCGTCGACGAGGCCGAGCTGCTCAACCCCGCCGGGCAGAACGCGCTGCTCAAGACCCTCGAAGAGCCGCCCACGCCCGACGAGGGCGGCGGCACGACGATCATCCTGGTCACGTCCAACGAAGACCGCCTGCTGCCGACCATCCGCAGCCGATGCCAACGCATCGCGTTTGTGCCGTTGCCCAACGAGGTGCTCGACCGCTATTTGCAGGAACACGCCGAGACACTCGAACCGGTTGAACGTTCGTGGCTGGTTGGATTTGCCCACGGCAGCCTCGGCCGGGCGAAGCTCGTACTGGACTACAAACTCACCGAGTGGGCGCGGGTGGTGCTAGCGCAGCTCGAGCAGATGGCGATGGGACGAGCGGTGCCGAGCCTGGGCGCGGACATGGCCGAGCGGATCAACGGCTTTGCCGAGGCGTGGGTGAAGAACCACCAGAACGCCTCGAAGGAAGCGGCCAACAAACTTGCGGCGGGCCTGATGTTCTCGCTCATCGCGACCTATGCTCAGGAACAACTCGACAAACTCGCCGAGCACTGCGACCCCGCCGACCCCGAGTCGGCCGAGGCACAGCTCCTGCCCTGGGTCGGTGTCATCGATGCGCTGGGCGTAGCGGAATCGCGCCTGGGCAGCAACGTCAACCTCGGCCTGACCTGTGACGGCCTTGCCTCAGCGATAGCGCTTTCGCTTCGCGAAAGAGTGATGAGTTAA
- a CDS encoding OB-fold nucleic acid binding domain-containing protein: MKFKPNRVFRCSLLVFAACAICVMAWQNTQPVEAADSDRVKLDRGTPYIVAAGRSPIPSAGENITEPLPYKRLVDDSGSKVRTKAPDGPVTWGAAHNYVGQRITVEGKIVNTYNHEGNICFLNFHEDWRGKFYIPVFKEVFDDLPQAPEKYYLNKTIRVTGKVTQHRNRPNIEVRNIKQIEIVD, encoded by the coding sequence ATGAAGTTTAAACCCAACCGCGTCTTCCGCTGCTCCCTGTTGGTCTTCGCCGCCTGCGCGATCTGCGTCATGGCTTGGCAGAACACCCAGCCCGTTGAGGCGGCGGACAGCGACCGCGTGAAGCTCGACCGGGGCACGCCGTACATCGTCGCGGCCGGCCGAAGCCCGATCCCCTCGGCCGGGGAGAACATCACCGAACCCCTGCCCTACAAACGGCTCGTGGACGACAGCGGGTCCAAGGTCCGAACCAAAGCGCCCGACGGCCCCGTGACCTGGGGCGCGGCCCACAACTACGTCGGCCAACGCATCACCGTCGAAGGCAAGATCGTCAACACCTACAACCACGAGGGCAACATCTGCTTCCTCAACTTCCACGAAGACTGGCGCGGCAAGTTCTATATCCCGGTTTTCAAAGAAGTCTTCGACGACCTGCCCCAGGCTCCCGAAAAGTACTACCTCAACAAAACCATCCGCGTCACCGGCAAGGTCACCCAGCACCGGAACCGACCCAACATCGAGGTCCGCAACATCAAGCAGATCGAGATTGTGGATTAG
- a CDS encoding ferredoxin--NADP reductase, which produces MPKDIHNATLVERIHSHEDLAFFRVKYNDHDVPDFEPGQFATLGLPDTSPPDPDKPVRPGRGPKLIRRAYSIASPATQKDTLEFYIVRVEDGQLTPSLWDIEPGQTLFMNEKIGGHFTLPSPTLEDGSPDPRRTFVMVGTGTGLAPFRSMYLTHRGTASGGRWDKFILFDGCRLARDLGYHDELTQLAEEDDSFVYLPTVTREPDDSDWPGLRGRVNTLLEPDKFQELTGTPLSPDACNVFLCGNPQMIDQVEADLSDRGFVTHDRKHPDGNLHFERYW; this is translated from the coding sequence ATGCCCAAAGACATCCACAACGCCACGCTGGTCGAACGCATCCATTCCCACGAAGACCTCGCCTTCTTCCGGGTCAAGTACAACGACCACGACGTCCCCGACTTCGAGCCCGGCCAGTTCGCCACGCTCGGCCTCCCCGACACCTCGCCGCCCGATCCCGACAAGCCCGTCCGCCCCGGCCGCGGCCCCAAGCTCATCCGCCGGGCCTACTCCATCGCTTCCCCCGCCACACAGAAAGACACGCTGGAGTTCTACATCGTCCGCGTCGAAGACGGCCAACTCACCCCGTCGCTCTGGGACATCGAGCCCGGCCAAACCCTCTTCATGAACGAAAAAATCGGCGGCCACTTCACGCTTCCCTCGCCCACCCTCGAAGACGGCAGCCCCGACCCGCGTCGCACCTTCGTCATGGTCGGCACCGGCACCGGCCTCGCCCCGTTCCGCAGCATGTACCTCACCCACCGCGGCACCGCTTCCGGGGGCCGCTGGGACAAGTTCATCCTCTTCGACGGCTGCCGCCTCGCCCGTGACCTGGGCTACCACGACGAACTGACCCAGCTCGCCGAGGAAGACGACTCGTTCGTCTACCTCCCCACCGTGACCCGCGAGCCGGACGACAGCGACTGGCCGGGTTTGCGCGGCCGGGTCAACACATTGCTCGAACCCGACAAGTTCCAGGAACTCACCGGCACCCCACTCTCCCCCGACGCCTGCAACGTCTTCCTCTGCGGCAACCCCCAGATGATCGACCAGGTCGAAGCCGACCTAAGCGACCGCGGCTTCGTCACCCACGACCGCAAACACCCCGATGGGAATCTCCACTTCGAGCGGTACTGGTAG
- a CDS encoding ester cyclase, whose product MITANTKAQDIVRELIERGINQNDLSAVDDLVHPDYRYRTPTESLQGPEQLKTIFTGYREAFPDLEVIIDQQFAEGGKVCTRLTLCGTHLGAFQGEPGTGRRMEVQGVVISRVVDERIMEEWELMDELALVSQLGLT is encoded by the coding sequence ATGATTACCGCCAACACTAAAGCTCAAGACATTGTTCGTGAACTGATCGAACGCGGCATCAACCAAAACGATTTATCTGCGGTGGACGACCTCGTCCACCCGGATTACCGGTACCGCACGCCGACCGAAAGCCTGCAAGGCCCCGAGCAACTCAAAACAATATTTACTGGATATCGAGAAGCCTTCCCCGACCTGGAAGTCATAATCGATCAACAGTTCGCAGAGGGCGGCAAAGTCTGTACCCGCCTGACGCTCTGCGGCACCCACCTCGGCGCGTTTCAAGGCGAACCCGGCACCGGCCGAAGGATGGAAGTCCAGGGAGTGGTGATCAGCCGAGTCGTCGACGAACGGATCATGGAAGAATGGGAGTTAATGGATGAGCTTGCGCTCGTCAGCCAATTAGGATTGACCTAG
- a CDS encoding anthrone oxygenase family protein yields the protein MNILLTSLTVVAAVGSGLVAGLFFTFSTFVMKALGQVAPSNGIESMQAINITVMNPITMGVFMGTAVLSLASVVFAVFNWSSPSSAWLMVGGLLYLASFIITAAGNIPMNDALAPMDASTSNAVEYWQHYLKRWTFLNHLRTCAAALAVAAYALAMP from the coding sequence GTGAACATCCTCCTGACCTCCCTCACTGTCGTCGCGGCCGTGGGCAGCGGCCTGGTGGCTGGCTTGTTCTTCACCTTCTCGACGTTCGTGATGAAAGCCCTGGGCCAAGTCGCCCCGAGCAACGGGATCGAAAGTATGCAGGCCATCAACATCACCGTCATGAATCCCATCACCATGGGAGTCTTCATGGGTACCGCAGTGCTCAGCCTGGCCAGCGTCGTATTTGCGGTCTTCAATTGGTCGTCGCCCAGCTCGGCTTGGCTCATGGTGGGCGGCCTGCTCTACCTCGCCTCGTTCATTATCACCGCGGCGGGCAACATCCCGATGAACGACGCGCTTGCGCCGATGGACGCCTCCACGAGCAACGCCGTCGAGTACTGGCAGCACTACCTCAAACGCTGGACATTCCTGAACCACCTACGCACATGCGCCGCCGCCCTTGCGGTCGCGGCATACGCCCTCGCGATGCCCTAA
- a CDS encoding NAD(P)H-binding protein — MQNELQKSSHPQDLTLVIGGNGKTGRRVINRLNALDRPVRAGSRSAEVPFDWDTPETWGPALDGVSAVYLTYYPDLTVPGALEKVQALIDHAVAAGVSRIVLLSGRGEAEAQASEKIVAASGVEWSVVRASWFNQNFSEGAFLDLVMSGTVALPVSNVREPFVDCDDIADVAVAALTEPGHDGKIYEVTGPRLLTFGEAVQTIADAAGVEVQFLDVTPEEFEAGLLAEGAPAEIVGLLNYLFNEVLDGRNEYLCDGVQQALGRQARDFADYAKQAAAEGAWTKEVMS; from the coding sequence ATGCAGAACGAACTTCAAAAATCTTCCCACCCTCAAGACCTGACTCTGGTCATCGGCGGCAACGGCAAGACCGGCCGACGCGTGATCAACCGGCTGAACGCCCTGGACCGACCGGTGCGGGCGGGCAGCCGATCGGCCGAGGTGCCGTTCGACTGGGACACGCCCGAGACCTGGGGCCCGGCCCTCGACGGCGTGTCGGCCGTGTACCTCACCTACTACCCGGACCTCACGGTGCCTGGCGCGTTGGAGAAAGTGCAGGCGTTGATCGATCACGCGGTCGCTGCCGGGGTTTCGCGAATCGTGTTGTTATCAGGGCGGGGGGAGGCCGAAGCTCAGGCGAGCGAAAAAATCGTCGCCGCGTCGGGCGTGGAATGGTCCGTCGTGCGTGCGAGCTGGTTCAACCAGAATTTCAGCGAAGGCGCGTTCCTGGACCTGGTGATGAGCGGCACAGTGGCGCTTCCCGTGAGCAATGTGCGTGAACCGTTTGTCGACTGCGACGACATCGCCGACGTCGCGGTTGCCGCTCTGACCGAGCCGGGGCACGACGGCAAGATCTACGAAGTCACCGGGCCCCGGCTGCTCACGTTCGGCGAAGCGGTGCAAACCATCGCCGATGCGGCGGGTGTTGAAGTCCAGTTTCTCGACGTGACCCCCGAAGAGTTCGAGGCAGGGTTGTTGGCCGAAGGGGCACCTGCCGAAATCGTGGGCCTTTTGAATTACCTCTTCAACGAGGTACTCGACGGCCGCAACGAATACCTCTGCGACGGCGTGCAGCAGGCATTGGGTCGCCAGGCCCGCGACTTTGCCGACTACGCCAAGCAAGCCGCTGCGGAAGGCGCTTGGACGAAGGAGGTGATGTCGTGA